TGCTCCTGGCAAATGGCTGACTTCAAATTCACCTGCCATCCAGGTGTCCTAATAGAAGCCTGACATATTTTTAACCAACttattaatgaaaaatataaaatactttcTGACACATGACATTTAATCTTGACTTTATCTTTGATTTCTAACGTTTGTCTGAAGCTAGAGGAGTACCATAGTCACAGAAGTACATGTCCCAGTGCCTTCAATAAACCAGTCCCTTTACACTATCTCGTCCAATTTGCAGCTTGCTTGAATGGTGTTTGGCATCTGCAGATGAAGTGGTTCCACCATGACTGTCATTGGCTGGCTTCTGAAGTGCACATTACCTGCCAGTGTCTTGACCTCAAAAAAAGAGAACTCAGTGAAGAGTTAAGCCTTTAATTAAATATATTCTAACAATTGTTTTAGCCACTGAAAACTATGATCTTGTTTCTATTGAATTACAATTATAGCATTGTAGTAAAAAAATTGCAGACTTTGTGCTGGCTTGTTATAAATATAACATAATGCATACTCTGTTCTCTGTTATTTAACCATATTTGAAGCAGGATGCTCTCCAGTCTACAGAAGCTGTCTTGCATTCTATGGGTAAAATCCTGACAGATGTTGCCCATGTTAATATCAGTTTGCATTCTATTCCAAAGCAGTGGGTAAATGGGTGAACAAAATGGGATGTCTTGGGTTTCATGCACTGGGTGTAAAAACTTCACTGTTTCATCTCACTTGATCCATTTTCAGTGATGAAATTGCTGGaccttcttttctctctgatgcAAATGCATTGCACTATGGTGTCACAGAGGAATCTTTTGTAGCATCTCGCTTCTTCAGTGTTCACGTTCAAGATCTAACAGCATACCAGACAAGACATTATTTTCTCTTGTGTCATAAAACCTTAGTGGCTTCAGGTCCCAGAGATGGTTCCATTTAAGAGCTGTGTCTCTACACCAGTTCTCATAAGTTAAGTTATACTTATTGTCATAAACCATCGCCTTTCTGGGCAGGCAACAGCAATGATAGCAGTCTAGTCTCTGTGAAAGGAGAAACTGAGGCAGTGATGTCATCCTGGTTCTATGACAATAAGGCAAATTCCTGACTCATATTTATATTAACACATATCCTGCAAGTTTGGCTCACCTGacatttaaaaccagaaaaaaatccaaacttttCTTAGAGAATGTTCTCAGTTAGTATACTAAAATCCTGATTTTCAATTTTGTTCCTAGTTTTGATGGACAAGAATTGAGGTGTTTGACTTAACTCTGGCAAACCTACatagtaatttatttttgtgacCAATTCTTTTTTAGGATTCTCTCCTCTGAAGTCAGTCTTGGGAGAAAAATCACATTCTAGAATAGCAATGCAGACACGTGGGATCTATTTGATCTCTTCTTTTAGCTTAAAGTCTGTGTTTACTGGGGAGTGACTTGTTATGTTTTGATATAGTAATAGTAGTATTCCACAACCACTAAAATGTTGTCTAAAAAAGCAACCTTTTTTATTAAGAAACACTATGCATGGATCCTTTTTATATGGTTTTTGTAATTcaattcccagggaaaaaaatcatactgCATAGGAGAAGATAGTATTATAGAAAATTGCTAACTTGGATGCCAAAAATACTTCAAcaaatgaaaatagaaaataattaaacaacaaaaaaaaggaagacatgagaagggtTTCGGGTAAGTTTGTAAAGATTGcctccactgctgctgctgctcactcaTAGAGTATTTGCTTATTAATGGTTTTACTCTGAGAAAATTGTGCTTTAATTAATGAAGAATTCAGTGCAGAGGTTGACAGCAATCTCCTTGGCTGACTGTAAAGTTactatgaaaaacaaaacaaagcccaaagctccaaaCTTTGTCCAGtatgcagaaagaaaataatacacCAGTTTATTTACCATTAAACTTTAAATACAGTTCAATATTTTAGGGTTGATACTCTCTACTTCCTTTTGCTCTGGAAGTGATGAACAGTGGCTTTGTCTAGTACAAAGCTACAATGAATGTTCTGCAAATACAAACAAAAGTTCATCCTCTTTTTATCCTTCCCAGCTCAAGGATTATCTGGTGAAAAAACATGCCTAGAACATTGACCCCAAAGCCACCTTCTAATGGCTCTGGGAGTGACTGGCCTCTGTGGCAGATGGACAAAACACTATCCTTGCTCCTGTCAGAAGGAATGTTCATGTTCGGGAACAGTCGTAGAAGCTGCAGTCCCAGGAATGTCACTCTGTACTTGCACTGGGTCATTGGGTCCCCCTGGCACAAGCAGCGCGTGTGtcactgggttttttcccctcagatggTGAAATTTTCCAGGGCTGGAGGCTGCCGCAGGACGATGGTGAGTGACGTCGTCAGGACAAAGCGATTGATGTAAAACTGAAAGTTGGTCGTTCAAAAATACATTGGTTTGTACTTTTATGACTTCTGAGTTCTTTGGGGGTTGCcgtgagctgcagcagagcaccgtgagaaggaaggaatttgtaCAGTGCCATATTCAGTGTGGGGTTTATTTGGATATTGGGATCTCTGAATACTCTTTCCAAGAGCAGCTACTCGATGCCCTGCTGCTGCAACCCAGCAGAAGCTGCTCCCTCACCCGCGGCAGCGAGGGAATGGTGTCAGTTGTTCTCAGCTCCCAATAGCCGAGTGTTTGCCGGCTTCTCTGCGGTATCGGTACGAGGGAAGTGCTCCCAGCAGTGCGCGGCTCCTGGCGGGACTCGTGGGTCGGGAAGCCCAACACTTAAAATAACCAGCATTTGTTCAAGGGACGCCGTGTCAGTGTCTAGGGACGAGTGCGAAGGACTGATGTGTCGCCACACGGCCGGGACCGGGCACGAAACTTCTCCACGAGAGGGACGCTGCGCCGAAGTGACCGCTCCGCGCCCCGCCTCCGCGCCCCGCCTCCGCGCCCCGCCTCCGCGCCCCGCCTCCGCGCCCCGCCTCCGCGCCCCGCCTCCGCGCCCCGCCTCCGCGCCCCGTCACACCGCCTCCTCTCCCCCCGCCTCCATGCACCACCTCCtgtccgctccgctccgctccgctctgCACCGCACCGCTCTGCACCGTCCCGCTCCGCACCGCCCCCGGCCGTTGCTAGGCAACGGCCGCTGCGTTCCCAGCGTGCTTAGCGTTGCGTTTCGCCGGGCCTCCGGCAGAGGGGGTGCTTGCCGCCATCTGCTGTCCGCGCCCCGGACATGGACGCAGGTGCGGGACGCTGTGGGGCCAGGATGGCGTCGGTGCGGGGCTGGTGAGGAGCCCCGTGGGGCCGGTGTCGCAGCCGCTGTCGGAGCTTCCCAGGCCCCCGGAGCGCCGGGTCTAACGGGTCCGCGCAGGCCGAGAGCTTGCGGCGCGGGAGAGGCTGCCGCACGGGCTCTGGGGCCCCTCTAAGCCCGCAGCCCCGAGAAGGCCTCTCACGTACTTGCCCGGGCCGGCCCGGCCCCCACTGTGTGGTTCGCTGCCGCCGGCCGTGGCCCTCGCCCACCCCAAGGACGCTTTAGTCCCGGGTTACACATCGACCGCGATTACTTTCAAATCTGTTGTGTGGGTCCAATTCttactgtttttttcttgaatcAGATGATACAGGAAATCGACTTCGattccagctggagctggagtttGTTCAATGTCTGGCAAATCCAAATTACCTCAACTGTGAGTACTTAAAGTAAATACCAGGACGCTGAGGAGTTAATATAGTTTAATGATGTTTATTGTTACTGGTAATGTTGAATATAGAGACAGGGCTAAACAAAGGGTTTTTCACAGCATAAAGATAATCTGTAAACAATTTGTTTAACAGgtggattattattttttaaaatgcaaagtcTTTTGTTGGTtggaatgcaaaaaaaaaagcatttatttgatggagaaaaaaataacaagttCAAGTCTGTTATTAAACATTAATGTCAAGTTAACAGCATTCCTTTatctgaaaacagaattttacTAATGTGAATAGTTTCAGATACTATACATAACTCTGCTAATTTTGATGCTACAGTCAAAAAGTTCTTGTTTCAAAAAGCTGCTCCATTCAATGAAAGATACAAACTGTAAGGGAGATGAGACTAATCTATTATTTTGTTgacataaaaatattatttttccctgtgttttttttctatttaccAAATACAAATTATTGAAATTTGATTGTAATGAGAAAGTTTTGACTTTGTGAATTTGATCAAGTGTCCAGATTTTTTTCACCCATCTGTAACTGACAATTCTTTATTTGccattttatttcagttcttGCACAAAGAGGCTACTTCAAAGATAAAGCTTTTGTAAATTATCTTAAATATTTACTTTATTGGAAAGAACCTGAATATGCAAAATACCTGAAGTAAGTGCTAAATTCCCTTAGGTTTCTGCATTTTAATGGTTTGGCTTGTACAGTAGCATGTCAGGGTTTCATTTCTGCCTGTAATGTTACTTTTGTCTTCCCTGCAACATAGACTATGTAATATTATGGTTATATGCAACGTAGATTTTCCTGTTTCCAATAGTCCACATGTAGCAGGAATGGGCAAAATTATACAAATTTCATGAGTTTTGCATAGAATCTTCCTTTAAAGCCTTAATCTGCACTTTTGATTGATTCAAAATTAAAGTATTGAATGTTAGGGTACAAAAGCAGTAAGTGCATTTTAAGATTAATTTTGCATTATTGATGCTTACATGAGACAAAAGGTGATTTTGTGTTCGTGCAAGTGTGCAAATTCCTTCAGTTTTTGGGAAAATGGTTTTGGTCATCTCCTTTAAGTGGGCTCTGGAAACAGGCATTGTAATTGCTATGGATTTGGTCCATCAAACCAAGACATTGGGGAAGCTACTCTAAGCAAGCGGGAATGTGCATTTATACATGGAACTGGACTCCTTGTTTCCTGGCCTGATACTGCAGTTACCAAGTCACAGTGTGTAGGCGGAAGTGGTTTCACACTTGGGAAAAGCACATACAAGTCAAAACTAAAGTAATAACCTACAGAAGTATTGGGCACTCTAGATTTAGTGTCCCTTGTAAAAACCtgtattaatgtgtgtttatttttaatccagGTATCCTCAATGTTTGCATATGCTAGAGCTGCTCCAGTATGAACATTTCCGCAAAGAACTGGTCAATGCTCAGTGTGCCAAATTTATTGATGAGCAACAGATCCTCCACTGGCAGCACTATTCCCGGAAAAGGATGCGCCTCCAGCAGGCACTGGCcgagcagcaacaacaaaacaacacctCTGTAAAATGAAAAGCACGTGGAGTAGTGATGATAAGGTGTACTTTGTGTTAGTGAAATATTTACAGGAGGGGAATGAACCCTTGTGTAAGTTTGGCTCTGGATGTGTGTCCCTTTTATTTGAATTTATCAAGTGACTGGGGTTTTGTTTCATCAACTCTTTTAAAGACTAATAAACACCTGCAATTTATTTTACAGCATGGACAATTTTGTAAGAGTTTTACTACAATAGTTATTGATTCCTCttgattttgaaaacaaaacctagCTTTGTTACTTACTAAGTATCTACAAAAAAGTGTAGCTCTAAAGGCTGGTCCTAGGAAGCTTTTTCCCTGGAGAATAACGATGTGTCTTAAAGCGTCACTGAGAACTCTCTGCTACTTACAGCTCTGGGACAAGCAAAGGTGAAGTGATGATAGACAAAGTTGAAATGgtgcagttttatttttggaaaCCAAGCTGAGCTATTACTtgttatttctgtttctctggcaGTCATTGCTGATGACCATTTTGCAGAGTTTTCCTTATAGCATGTAGTACGCATAGAAATTGAGTGTACAAGGTGAGGACTGGGAAATGGAGCAGACAGGTGCTGATAAACTCTGCAGACAGAGAGGGAAACAAGCTGCAACAGTCTCTGTTCCATTAAACTCGGCTTCCTTGAATCTTGGCCTCTGCCTGTCCAGTGGTGGCTGCTCTGGAGTCTTTACACTCTGTAATGAGAACAGTGTGTGTGGGGAAACATATCATTGCTTGGAGTATTGGAGAAGCACTTGCCACTTGTTCCTTTATAGTTTTTATTGTAACAACATAGCtcttggcagcagccagggttttaattttcatgtttttagACTCTATTTCTGGTGCATTCATGTTGTATTTCCTGCCGTTGTAGGAGCAGGTACTCCCAGCTGTTAACCATTAACATGTGATCAGTGACACTACAGCTGTCAGCCACCACCTTATTACACTTGGACTGACCAGATGAGCCATTAAACATCTTTGGCATTGAAAATTTATCTTAACAGTTTCAGTAATTATGTGGTCAGGCTTAGAAAGGaggtttttctgtttctccccTTCTTCCTTACTCACTGTGAGTGTAACTTAGCAGTTACTCTTCAGTAAGTGCAGGCTAATCTCAGTTTCTAATATGAGCTCAGCTCCTTTGAAAACAGGTTGTTCACAAACTCAAGTTTATTTGGACATGAAAGGAAAGATACAGTTTTTTGTTGTAAGATTTTAGTGTAGGGTTTGGACCCAGAATTTAATTACATTTATCTTGACTAGTACGAAGTAATTAATCATGAAAGTTTTAATAAAGGTCAGTGATTCCTTGAAAGGAGACTGCAGTAATTGAGATTACCATCTTCGTCAATGATTGACTAGTGAGGGCTTTAGTCTTCAGTAAACAACATACGCACAAGCTCTGCTTTAAAACATTCTTCTTCGACCAGCTTCTGAGGCTGAAAGGAAAAGTTCACATGTTTTAGGGGCAATTAAAAAACCTGTTCTAGCCAAGAGCCATCTTAACACACTAACATTAGTCACATCCAGCAACTGTTGTCCAGGGGAGTGAGGTAGTGGGCGCGGAGCAAGCAAGGTAATAACAACTGAAACATTCCTGAGGGTTTTCTGGCCTTGGaagaggcatttctaagaaaGTAACTGCTAATTTAACATGTACAAGTTACAACTTGAGCTGCTGTCTGAGTCGAGCATACTGGTTTCACTCCCGTAGTTCAGCGTTTGGATTTTTCAAAAGTTGAGCTGCAAATCAGGAACATTAACAATATGTAGCTAAGAAATTTCTCAACCCCTCAAGCACTATGAGCCAAGAGTACATATTCCCTTTACTGCATATTTATTATAGACATTACACAATAAGCAGAATGGTTCTCTCTTGAGGAACTGTTTGAGTGAGGAACAGGGAGCAGAAGAGCTGTTGAGAATGCTCTGGCCTCCTTGAACAAGAGAAGGTTCTCAGAGAATACACGACTAACTCATTTACAGCCCTAAACTCCTGCCAGGTCCCCATCTCAATGCCCGTAGATCCAGAACATACAACAAATCACTTACTGTTCCGTATTTAAGTAGTGTGGGCACTCCCGTTAGTTTCAGATTCCTCCTGAATTCATTGTTGGGATCCTTCCAGCTGTTCAGAAAGAAGGCGTTAAGCACAGCTTGTAGAGGggcattttgaaattaaaatagctTCAAAATTATTCAAAGGGCTTTGCCTCATACCCTCCCAACCCCTTTCTCAAAACAAGCATGCAGATAGGTCATGTCAGAGATGGTGAAGACCTCAAAAAATGATTGATTCCTTACAGAGGACAGTTCCCATTTGTCAGCAGTCAAAAGTTACTTACTAGGCTCTATCTCCTACTAGACAGTAGATGAAAACTGACTCATCAGGCAGGTTATGAAGTTCCTTTCTCACAACTGGCTCagctagaaaataatttttaagatcTGTTAGTACTTAATACTTGTGACACAGAATCGCATGGATTTACTTGGACCAGCAAGGCTGCAGATTAATGTTTTGTCTGCTTTAGTTAGAGATCTGTATTTCATTTCACCTGGCTATCCACAAGTTTTTCAGACTTTATGACATGCTCGAACGTTGACTGGTCTTGTGTTTGAGTAAAGACCAATTTCTTCTCtaacagggaagaaaaacactCGTTcggtcctgtcctgtcctgggtGTGGCAGCCCAGCACGGCGCCCACCCTTCTGCAGGGTGACGGTTCTATAACGCACCTCCACTCGTGCTCAGACACGTACGACCCAGGCAGTTCAGTGCGATGATTTCTGAGAACAGCCTTCATCTGCTGCTGCCGGACACCGTCGGGGAGGACACCGCTGCGCCCTGATACGTGCAGCATAGGTGAAATTGACTGTACGACGCACGTCTGTTTGTTTGCTGGGCTGTGTACCAGTCTTCGCGAACAGCCCGTGCCGTTCGATGTGGATAACGAAAAGGGCAGCGCGGCAGCTGCGGGTCACAGCCCGTTCAGTTCACCAGGGGAAACTGCGCCTAGAGCTTGGGACCGCCACTGGGACTGGGGCTGCTGTGACCACCCAGCATGTTCCGGAAAGGCACCCTCCGGAAAGGGCCTCTCCGGCTTCCCCAGCACCGACACAGCCCATGCCGCAGGCAGGGCATTCACCCCACGGGCCTCACCCGTCACGCAGTCAGGACACCAGCTCCTGCCCTCGGCGTCCTTATCGCCGCAGAAGAGCGCGAAGATGGGTCGGCCGTGGTAGCTCTGCGCTGTC
This region of Aphelocoma coerulescens isolate FSJ_1873_10779 chromosome 19, UR_Acoe_1.0, whole genome shotgun sequence genomic DNA includes:
- the MED31 gene encoding mediator of RNA polymerase II transcription subunit 31 isoform X1; the protein is MHHLLSAPLRSALHRTALHRPAPHRPRPLLGNGRCVPSVLSVAFRRASGRGGACRHLLSAPRTWTQVRDAVGPGWRRCGADDTGNRLRFQLELEFVQCLANPNYLNFLAQRGYFKDKAFVNYLKYLLYWKEPEYAKYLKYPQCLHMLELLQYEHFRKELVNAQCAKFIDEQQILHWQHYSRKRMRLQQALAEQQQQNNTSVK
- the MED31 gene encoding mediator of RNA polymerase II transcription subunit 31 isoform X2 — its product is MDADDTGNRLRFQLELEFVQCLANPNYLNFLAQRGYFKDKAFVNYLKYLLYWKEPEYAKYLKYPQCLHMLELLQYEHFRKELVNAQCAKFIDEQQILHWQHYSRKRMRLQQALAEQQQQNNTSVK
- the TXNDC17 gene encoding thioredoxin domain-containing protein 17, yielding MGWEEMQVRGYPEFVRTAQSYHGRPIFALFCGDKDAEGRSWCPDCVTAEPVVRKELHNLPDESVFIYCLVGDRAYWKDPNNEFRRNLKLTGVPTLLKYGTPQKLVEEECFKAELVRMLFTED